Proteins encoded by one window of Macadamia integrifolia cultivar HAES 741 unplaced genomic scaffold, SCU_Mint_v3 scaffold94, whole genome shotgun sequence:
- the LOC122070530 gene encoding probable sulfate transporter 3.5: MTNGFSEKVNFSTPRSFATTFKSDLKETFFPDDPFRHFKNEPGALGRTKKAFQYFIPVFEWLPRYNFRLFRYDLLSGITIASLAIPQGISYAKLANIPPIIGLYSSFVPPLVYAVFGSSRDLAVGTVAAASLLLAATLGEKVSAIDDPALYLRLIFTSAFFTGIFQLALGIFRLGILVDFLSHSTIIGFMGGTATIISLQQLKGIFGLKHFTTKTDVVSVLKAIIIARKEWRWESAVLGVCFLAFLLLTKFLVKNRPKLFWVSAISPMATVIVGCVFAYLIHGEKHGIVTVGHLSKGLNPLSIKQLNFNSEYLPVTIKAGMITGFLALAEGIAIGRSFSVMKGYQIDGNKEMVAYGVMNLVGSLTSCYLTTGPFSKTAVNYNAGCKTQMSNVVMSLCMMLVLLLLAPLFSYTPQVALSAIIMAAMFGLIKYDEAYRLFKVDKFDFCICMAAFLGVSFLSMDIGLMLSVGLSIVRALLYVARPGSTKLGKIPSSTIFRDIEQYPSATGVPGILILQLGSPVYFANSGYIREKITKWIEDELDTKDLKGHDLEHLILDFGGVTSIDMTGIEMLFEVQKDIAKRGIKVAIVNPRVAVLEKLIIS, from the exons ATGACTAATGGCtttagtgagaaggtgaatttCTCAACACCAAGAAGCTTTGCCACCACATTCAAATCCGATCTGAAAGAGACATTCTTCCCAGACGATCCATTCCGGCATTTCAAGAACGAACCAGGCGCGCTAGGTCGAACTAAGAAGGCGTTTCAATACTTCATCCCCGTCTTCGAATGGCTTCCCAGATACAATTTCCGTCTCTTTCGCTACGATCTCCTCTCTGGAATCACCATTGCTAGTCTTGCCATTCCTCAAGGAATTAGTTACGCAAAACTCGCTAACATTCCTCCTATCATTGGCCTCT attCAAGCTTTGTGCCTCCTCTGGTTTACGCCGTTTTTGGAAGTTCAAGAGATCTCGCGGTTGGGACTGTTGCCGCTGCGTCATTGCTTCTGGCTGCAACTCTTGGAGAAAAAGTATCCGCCATTGATGATCCTGCTTTGTATCTTCGATTGATTTTTACCTCGGCTTTCTTCACCGGAATTTTTCAGTTGGCTTTAGGGATTTTCAG ATTAGGAATTCTTGTTGATTTCTTGTCTCATTCAACCATAATTGGATTTATGGGAGGAACTGCAACGATCATCAGTCTGCAACAACTGAAGGGAATATTTGGTTTGAAGCATTTCACGACTAAAACCGATGTAGTCTCTGTTCTAAAAGCAATTATCATCGCGAGGAAGGAG TGGCGATGGGAGAGTGCAGTTTTAGGAGTTTGCTTTCTTGCATTCCTCCTTCTCACCAAGTTCCTG GTGAAAAACAGGCCAAAGCTATTTTGGGTATCTGCAATTTCTCCAATGGCGACCGTAATAGTGGGCTGTGTTTTCGCTTACTTAATTCATGGGGAGAAACATGGCATCGTAACT GTGGGTCACTTGAGTAAAGGATTAAATCCTCTATCTATTAAACAATTAAACTTCAATTCTGAGTATCTTCCAGTAACTATAAAAGCTGGGATGATCACAGGCTTCTTGGCTTTAGCT GAAGGAATAGCTATAGGAAGGAGTTTCTCTGTAATGAAAGGTTACCAAATAGATGGAAATAAAGAGATGGTAGCTTATGGGGTTATGAACCTTGTTGGTTCCCTCACTTCATGTTACTTGACCACAG GTCCATTTTCAAAAACTGCGGTTAATTACAATGCTGGATGTAAGACGCAAATGTCAAACGTAGTAATGTCTTTGTGTATGATGCTTGTTCTATTACTCTTGGCTCCTCTCTTCAGCTACACCCCTCAAGTGGCTCTCTCTGCAATTATCATGGCTGCAATGTTTGGGCTCATCAAGTACGACGAAGCTTATCGCCTATTCAAGGTTGATAAGTTCGACTTCTGCATTTGTATGGCTGCTTTCTTGGGTGTCAGCTTCCTTAGCATGGACATCGGCCTTATGTTATCG GTAGGACTATCAATAGTTAGAGCGCTTCTATATGTAGCCAGGCCGGGTTCTACCAAGCTTGGGAAGATTCCGAGCTCGACCATTTTTCGTGATATAGAGCAGTACCCTAGTGCAACTGGGGTCCCTGGCATTCTTATTCTACAATTGGGATCTCCTGTTTACTTTGCTAATTCTGGTTACATTAGAGAAAA GATCACAAAGTGGATTGAAGATGAACTGGATACAAAAGACTTAAAAGGACATGACCTTGAGCATCTTATACTGGACTTTGGAG GAGTTACATCTATTGACATGACTGGCATTGAAATGTTATTTGAAGTGCAAAAGGACATTGCCAAGAGAGGAATTAAG GTGGCAATAGTAAATCCTAGGGTAGCAGTGTTGGAGAAGTTGATAATATCA